The DNA region TGCTACATTTTCCACcaacaacacaacaacaacacCCCACATCAGATCCATCAGTATTTTCCATCCCCTTTTAGATTTTAATTTTGAATCTTAATTTGGTTTGTTGCTATTGATGTTCTTCAGTTATCATAGTTGAAAATAAAATTGGGTGAATGTGAATCCAAGTGAAACCGAGAGAGCATGATGTTTATTGTTCATTTTCTGAAAAATGGTTATAGTGAGGAAGAAGAGATGAACCTTGAGAAAAAGAGACAGTTGTTTGAACCTAGGTAGAAGAAGAGGTTTCGAGAGAGAGTTAATATGTTATTGATTTAATTGAAAGTTGAATCGACAGAAAAAGAGAAATGAGAAAGGTGTTGTGACCGCTAGGGTTTTGGTTTGGGGAAAGGGGAAGAAGGAGATTACTAATgtttaataaataaaatataaaataaataaaaagccACCTTAAATAAATATAATGACAATTAAATTGCCACATAGAAAATACTTATCATTTTTCTATAAAATTTAACGAAAATACCAATTATACTAATGGAACATTTTTAAGGGACTAAAGTGTAATTTTTTTAATTGAGGGACCAAAATGAAAcattaaattaaaaattaagaGACCAAAAGATGAATTAAGCCTATATTTTACCTAAACCACATGATTCTATCATTTTTTAACTCTCTCTTAAGGTGACTCTCATAAAGAAATTAGATGTAATAAAAGTCATTGATCTAAATGAGAACTAGTGCTAAATGATATAACCTACACAATAACTGTCCAATCTCGGTCTAACCCCGATCAAACCTTAAAACTCTAAACCCATGTCTATATCGGTTTAATGTTCATGTTACCTTAGAAACTTGCATAATtgtatttaattttttataattgaaaaaaatgataagattttttatatttaaaatacAACCTGCGAACCTAACCATATCTTCCAACATATAAACGAATGAGTCATTCTGATTTGATTTTGATAATAAAATTGCACATTAGATGATAAATCAATTTTTTAAAGTCTAGACGGACTGAGTAATAGATTAGACAAATCCCGATCCAACCTAATCCAATATGTTACATCTATTGACTAGTGTGAAACTTTTGCATGATGATTCATAATTATTTATTCCATTAAAAATTAATCTATCTTATTTTTAATTGAGATCACAACGAATCATTAATATCAAGACGACTCgcattttttttattaattatagtttttatttatttattatggTACAATATATAAATATTTGTTAGTACAATATAAGTAAAATTATAAGAATGTGAATAAAGCTCTTTAAAAATCATATTGTAAATAAATAGACATACTTTTGCACAAAAAATGTTGGCCCTAGACTATAATCTAATTTTAAAGTAATTACTccatttatttacttttatgaatgagatgtatttttgtttttcatttttgttttatAAATTGGGCCGTAATAATAGCAAATTGGGCTCTAAATAACGGGCCCAGGATCCAATTGGGTTTAAGCTACAATATATATACAGAATTAGGGTTTTTAGCCCCCAAAGAGAGACGAAGAAGCAGATTCCGAACCAGAGAGGCTTAGGGAGCGAAAATGGTGAAGTTCTTGAAACCTAACAAGGCGGTCATTCTCTTGCAAGGCCGATATGCCGGCAAGAAAGCCGTGATTGTGAAAACCTTCGACGACGGAACCCGCGAGAAGCCTTACGGACACTGTCTTGTAGCTGGAATCAAGAAGTACCCTAGCAAAGTGATCAAGAAAGACTCAGCGAAGAAGACGGCGAAGAAATCTAGGGTTAAGGCATTCGTGAAGCTGGTGAATTACCAACATCTGATGCCTACTCGTTACACTCTGGATGTGGATCTGAAGGATGCTGTTGTTCCTGATGTACTTCAATCAAAGGACAAGAAGGTGACTGCACTGAAAGAAACTAAGAAGAGGCTTGAAGAGAGGTTCAAAACAGGGAAGAACAGGTGGTTTTTCACCAAGCTTAGGTTTTGAATTTTCACTGTTTTGTTTCTAGTTATACATTTTGGCTTTTGATTATTATCAATGAATTATGGATGAACTCGTGGCTTATAGTTTTGATTATTATGAAGGTATTATATTATGCATCTTTGATCTATCTCATATATTAGCTTGATTAGATTGGTTATTTACATTTTGAAATTGTGGTTAATTTGGTTAATTCAGAAAATAAGACAAGGAATGCAGGAAATGTCACGATTTTGTATTTTATACAATTTTTCTATCTGCTATACTATTACTGCTTGTTTAAGCTTGCCTTGCTTAGTAGGTTTTTAGCGACGGTAATTTTTAATAGGCCACGATAAATGtgttttttttgtgtttgaataAACAAACTGTCTTTAAGTTAGATTGCAATTGCAGGCATCTCACAAACTCCATCCTCCTTCTAATTTCTCGAAAAGGCTACCTCCTGATATCTTCTTTCATGCATCATTTATCACAAAAAGCACTTTGTAGCCTATCTTCTTTGGCACTCTTTTCACTCGTATAGCCTGACAACTACACCTTGTAGCATAAAAAACTATGCTTCTGTGTTACTTATGTCATTATTAGTTGCTTTTTGCTCTAAATTATGAATTTGAGTTGCTTAGACTATTAGTTGTTTTTTGAAATGTGTTTTATCCTCCGTAGTCGTAGGAAAAGAATAGAAAAAACTGCATTGAAGTATAATCAATGGGCATTGAAATATAACCACATGCATTACATTCGGCCTTGTAGTTGTGGGCTACATCAAGCTTTTGACTAGCTGCTTGTTAATGGACCGTCCATCTCAAGAGCATTTTCATCCTAGAAGATTTTGAATGCATTCCAAATTTCTTTAACATTCATGTGACATACTTTATTTGACTAATGAACATAGCACCTCAATATCAAAAAAGCACATCATCTTACCCAAATCAAACGTACCAAATCAAATTCTTTTATTGAGCTTGCACATCTTCTGTTCCACATTCTTTATCTGATAACCCACTGTTTGCTCTACACACACAATTCTAACTAATTTTCTGTCTAATTAATTTTGTGCAAAGAAAGGCTGATTTTATGTCAAGTTAGGCTGATTTTATGTCAAGTTGGAACACATCAACTTCTTTGAGCAACTACTGCTTAGATTGTTTGCACTGTGTCCATACAAGCAACATGGGGCTTGTGCTTCTCATAAATAACTATTCTTGAGCATATCCATTTGCGACCAACTTTTCGACTTCTCCAAACTTTGTAGACTCATTTGACTTGTATCCTTTTTGCTCCTGGCGGTAGGTAGTTCAGTAATTTTCCCCGTTTTATTTTTCTCAATTGATTTTATTTCAAAACCCATGGTTCTCTTGTCTTCCATTTTTCATCCTTTTCTCAATTGATTTTATTTCAAAACCTATGCCTGTCCATTTTTCATCCTTTACACACATTCATCAAAAGAAGTTGGATTAGAGTGAGCTAAATGAACAAACAAATCTAGTAGAGTTTGTGTGTCCCCTCTTAATCACAAAGGCCTTTGTTAGAGACATATTCATATATCCATGTCATGGTTCTCTTCTCTTTTGGGTTTCCATCGCAGGGGAAGCATAGAAATCTTCATTGTATTATCCATTCTCTTCATTGTTTCCGTCCTTATCATCTCCCTATTCTAATTTGAATGTATTCCCTCTTTACATCTCCCATCTCAATTCCATGCTCTGTCTTCTTCAAAATTGACATTCCGACTAATGATAATCAATTTTGAGACGTTATCATATATTTTGTATGTTTTTATTCTTTGCTAGCCTCAAATAAAACACAGTTGCATCTTTTATCTTCATCAGAAGAAATTCATCAGAGTGAATAAAATGAGCAAACAAAGCTAGTTAAGTATGTGTTTTCCTCTTCAGAAAGGCCTTTTCCATAGACATTCATTCATCCATGTCGATGCTCTTCTCTTTTAGGTTTTCGTAACAGGGGAAGTATACTTTTCTTCACCTTGAGGAGTCAAATTATCTTCTTCATTGTATTCTAGATTCTCTGTCATCCTTGTCATCTCCATATTCTAATTCCAATGTATTATCCTCTTCACAACTCTCACCCTAACTCCACTTTTTGTCTTCAAAAATGACATCTCGATTGATGACAATCCACTTTGAGACGTGATCATATAGTATGTATATTTTTTATTTGTCGTTAACCTCAAATAAAACACAATTGCGACTCTTATCTTTGTCCGTCGAAAATTTGGTACATGAGCCTATGTTATACTGCAAAAATCTCTCGAGTGTTAGATTGAAGGATTTACCATATAACAAGCTTCCTTTGGCGGAAAATTTTACCCTATACCCCTACAATTGTATCCATACCCCTACATTAAAttttttttgaccaaaataccctcatataaataggaTATATTTTCCCTTTCaaattttttttaccattttcgttGAAGACTTCCGGAGAAGACAAATATTTGGCGTTTTTGCACtgtataccggaa from Lathyrus oleraceus cultivar Zhongwan6 chromosome 1, CAAS_Psat_ZW6_1.0, whole genome shotgun sequence includes:
- the LOC127085805 gene encoding 60S ribosomal protein L27-like, translating into MVKFLKPNKAVILLQGRYAGKKAVIVKTFDDGTREKPYGHCLVAGIKKYPSKVIKKDSAKKTAKKSRVKAFVKLVNYQHLMPTRYTLDVDLKDAVVPDVLQSKDKKVTALKETKKRLEERFKTGKNRWFFTKLRF